The following coding sequences are from one Pseudonocardia sp. EC080619-01 window:
- a CDS encoding DoxX family protein produces the protein MLAAVFIYGGVNALRQPEGHAQAAKPVLDQASPAIDKVVENAPLDRRPEAETLVKVDAGVKIAAGTLLAVGKFPRLASTALAATVIPTTLAGHRFWEETDQQRRTEQQIHFLKNVGLLGGLLIAASDTHGKPSNAYRARKAAEQVHDRFSSADSETGSQLAAGLAGAGSSIAAAAAGGRERLHDAVEEYGPVVRDRATEWSGKASEQAAHLGEVASERASTWSEQLSAAAEQAAKKAEKRAKAAEKKGAKLAKAADKHGAKLEKAVDRRGAQYRKVAERTGDRWIQEAERRRARWEKQAQKAVARAEKRAPEYADRLSSLASQAQSQAAKFGSDLADRAATAGAETAKQAKKSAKDARKRAKAAAR, from the coding sequence ATGCTCGCGGCCGTCTTCATCTACGGCGGTGTCAACGCCCTCCGCCAGCCCGAGGGCCACGCGCAGGCCGCCAAGCCGGTTCTCGACCAGGCCTCCCCGGCCATCGACAAGGTCGTCGAGAACGCCCCGCTCGACCGGCGCCCCGAGGCCGAGACCCTGGTCAAGGTCGACGCCGGTGTGAAGATCGCCGCCGGCACGCTGCTGGCCGTCGGCAAGTTCCCCCGCCTCGCCTCCACCGCGCTCGCCGCGACCGTCATCCCGACGACGCTCGCCGGGCACCGCTTCTGGGAGGAGACCGACCAGCAGCGGCGCACGGAGCAGCAGATCCACTTCCTGAAGAACGTCGGGCTGCTGGGCGGCCTGCTCATCGCCGCGTCCGACACGCACGGCAAGCCGTCGAACGCCTACCGGGCGCGGAAGGCGGCCGAGCAGGTGCACGACCGGTTCTCCTCGGCCGACTCCGAGACCGGCTCGCAGCTCGCGGCCGGCCTGGCCGGCGCCGGGTCGTCGATCGCGGCGGCCGCGGCGGGCGGCCGCGAGCGGCTGCACGACGCCGTCGAGGAGTACGGCCCGGTGGTCCGGGACCGCGCGACGGAGTGGAGCGGCAAGGCGTCCGAGCAGGCCGCGCACCTGGGTGAGGTCGCCTCCGAGCGGGCCTCGACCTGGTCCGAGCAGCTCTCGGCCGCCGCCGAGCAGGCGGCGAAGAAGGCCGAGAAGCGGGCGAAGGCGGCCGAGAAGAAGGGCGCCAAGCTCGCGAAGGCCGCCGACAAGCACGGCGCGAAGCTGGAGAAGGCCGTCGACCGCCGCGGTGCGCAGTACCGCAAGGTCGCCGAGCGCACCGGGGACCGGTGGATCCAGGAGGCCGAGCGGCGCCGGGCCCGCTGGGAGAAGCAGGCCCAGAAGGCCGTCGCCCGCGCCGAGAAGCGCGCGCCGGAGTACGCCGACCGGCTCTCCTCGCTCGCGAGCCAGGCCCAGTCGCAGGCCGCGAAGTTCGGCTCCGACCTGGCCGACCGTGCCGCCACCGCCGGTGCCGAGACGGCCAAGCAGGCGAAGAAGAGCGCGAAGGACGCCCGCAAGCGCGCCAAGGCCGCCGCGCGCTGA
- a CDS encoding maleylpyruvate isomerase family mycothiol-dependent enzyme: MPSTPDRSAVDPYAEVLIAENDRLADLLETADPTAEVPTCPGWTLLQLLRHVGRGHRWAAQMVASGATEGLDPREVVGGKPPEGGPEVAAQWLRDGVDELLDAVVAAGPQAPVWTFTGPRPSAWWVRRRLHEATVHRADAAIALGTPFEIAPALAADGLSEWLDLLTARPAADEPALAPGATLHLHATDDGLGPAGEWLVRAESGRVVWEPGHGKGAAAVRGTAADLLQGVLRRIPADDARLDVLGDRQVWQDWLARTAF; the protein is encoded by the coding sequence ATGCCCTCGACACCGGACCGCAGCGCCGTCGACCCCTACGCGGAGGTCCTGATCGCGGAGAACGACCGGCTCGCCGATCTCCTGGAGACGGCCGATCCGACGGCCGAGGTACCGACCTGCCCCGGCTGGACGCTCCTGCAGCTGCTGCGGCACGTCGGCCGGGGGCACCGCTGGGCGGCGCAGATGGTCGCCTCCGGGGCGACCGAGGGCCTGGACCCGCGCGAGGTCGTCGGCGGGAAGCCGCCCGAGGGCGGGCCGGAGGTCGCCGCGCAGTGGCTGCGGGACGGGGTCGACGAGCTCCTCGACGCCGTCGTCGCCGCCGGGCCGCAGGCCCCGGTCTGGACCTTCACCGGGCCGCGGCCGTCGGCCTGGTGGGTGCGCCGGCGGCTGCACGAGGCGACCGTGCACCGGGCGGACGCGGCGATCGCACTCGGGACCCCGTTCGAGATCGCCCCCGCGCTCGCCGCCGACGGCCTGTCGGAGTGGCTGGACCTGCTCACCGCGCGGCCCGCGGCGGACGAGCCGGCGCTCGCCCCGGGGGCCACGCTGCACCTGCACGCCACCGACGACGGCCTGGGCCCGGCGGGGGAGTGGCTGGTCCGGGCCGAGAGTGGCCGGGTCGTCTGGGAACCCGGCCACGGCAAGGGCGCCGCCGCCGTGCGGGGCACCGCCGCGGACCTCCTGCAGGGCGTCCTGCGCCGCATCCCCGCCGACGACGCCCGGCTCGACGTCCTCGGTGACCGGCAGGTCTGGCAGGACTGGCTGGCCCGCACCGCCTTCTGA
- a CDS encoding PASTA domain-containing protein, which produces MGRTRTRPERERIVTVPHLAGLDVPRAHDTALDGGVLAVEEGVAGHLPERRVTGQQPPGGETVPWGSTVQVWTSPPPDPGDPGGGGGDGGPAPVGPGPVRAGRAG; this is translated from the coding sequence ATGGGGAGGACACGGACACGGCCGGAACGCGAGCGCATCGTCACCGTCCCGCATCTCGCGGGACTCGACGTCCCGAGGGCCCACGACACCGCCCTCGACGGCGGCGTGCTCGCCGTCGAGGAGGGTGTCGCCGGGCACCTGCCGGAGCGGCGGGTGACCGGGCAGCAGCCACCGGGTGGGGAGACCGTCCCGTGGGGCAGCACCGTCCAGGTGTGGACGTCGCCGCCACCGGACCCCGGCGACCCGGGCGGTGGCGGCGGCGATGGCGGTCCGGCCCCGGTAGGTCCCGGTCCCGTGCGGGCCGGACGAGCGGGGTGA
- a CDS encoding Tm-1-like ATP-binding domain-containing protein: MGTAYVIGTFDTKAAELGFVAGLVASAGVAVCRVDVSTSGSGPGAGEPAPDVGAAEVAAHHPGGTSAVFTGDRGSAVQAMAEALRAFLAGRDDVGGVLGLGGSGGTALVTPAMRDLPVGVPKLMVSTVASGDTAPYVGASDIAMLYAVTDVAGLNRISRRVLGNAAHMIAGAVAAPVPDGDAGLAAVGVTMFGVTTPCVTAVRERLGDEVDALVFHATGSGGASMEKLVDDGLVDSVLDLTTTEVADLLVGGVMAAGEDRLGAVARTGVPWVGSCGALDMVNFGAVATVPDRFDGRLLYEHNANVTLMRTTVEENRGIGEWLARRLNGFTGPWLFLLPLGGVSALDAPGQAFHDPAADAALFAAIESGVDEPERVRRIPHHVNDPEFADAVLAAWREVQA, encoded by the coding sequence GTGGGGACCGCATACGTCATCGGGACGTTCGACACGAAGGCCGCCGAGCTCGGCTTCGTCGCGGGCCTGGTGGCGTCCGCAGGCGTCGCGGTGTGCCGGGTGGACGTGTCCACCTCGGGCTCCGGCCCGGGTGCGGGGGAGCCGGCACCGGACGTCGGTGCGGCCGAGGTCGCCGCGCACCACCCGGGCGGCACCTCCGCGGTGTTCACCGGTGACCGGGGCAGCGCGGTGCAGGCGATGGCGGAGGCGTTGCGCGCCTTCCTCGCCGGCCGGGACGACGTCGGCGGGGTGCTCGGGCTCGGCGGGTCGGGCGGGACCGCGCTGGTCACGCCCGCGATGCGCGACCTCCCGGTCGGTGTGCCGAAGCTGATGGTCTCCACCGTCGCGTCCGGTGACACGGCCCCCTACGTCGGCGCGAGCGACATCGCGATGCTGTACGCGGTCACCGACGTCGCCGGGCTCAACCGGATCTCCCGGCGGGTACTCGGCAACGCGGCCCACATGATCGCCGGTGCCGTGGCGGCCCCGGTCCCGGACGGCGACGCCGGCCTGGCCGCCGTCGGCGTGACCATGTTCGGTGTCACGACGCCGTGCGTGACCGCGGTCCGCGAGCGGCTCGGCGACGAGGTGGACGCCCTGGTCTTCCACGCGACCGGCTCCGGTGGCGCCTCGATGGAGAAGCTCGTCGACGACGGCCTGGTCGACTCGGTGCTCGACCTGACCACCACCGAGGTCGCGGACCTCCTCGTCGGCGGCGTGATGGCCGCGGGGGAGGACCGGCTCGGCGCCGTCGCGCGGACCGGCGTCCCCTGGGTGGGCTCCTGCGGTGCGCTCGACATGGTCAACTTCGGTGCCGTCGCGACCGTGCCGGACCGGTTCGACGGCCGGCTGCTGTACGAGCACAACGCGAACGTGACGCTCATGCGGACCACCGTGGAGGAGAACCGTGGGATCGGGGAGTGGCTGGCGCGCAGGCTGAACGGCTTCACCGGGCCATGGCTGTTCCTGCTCCCGCTCGGCGGGGTGTCCGCACTCGACGCACCCGGCCAGGCGTTCCACGACCCCGCGGCGGACGCGGCGCTGTTCGCCGCGATCGAGTCCGGTGTGGACGAACCGGAGCGGGTCCGGCGGATCCCGCACCACGTCAACGACCCCGAGTTCGCCGACGCGGTGCTGGCCGCGTGGCGGGAGGTGCAGGCATGA
- a CDS encoding metal-dependent hydrolase, with protein MRRRRENQVMGRTHALSGAVLGLAVCAVVPPPPVLVPVVVVVCALAAFAPDLDHPSSTASRALPPVTWLLCRAIRWTSKVLTGVSHRGLSHSPVFAAAVGLLVWWGTGFVLPGDTAVWTGAAAGAGCWIGAIGDELTSAGNRFAFWPLARIRWPDVLRFRTGGRGEHVVVGLLAVTGVALVTGSWAW; from the coding sequence GTGCGACGCCGCCGTGAGAACCAGGTGATGGGCCGGACCCACGCCCTGTCCGGGGCCGTCCTCGGCCTCGCCGTGTGCGCGGTCGTGCCGCCGCCGCCCGTGCTGGTCCCGGTCGTCGTGGTGGTGTGCGCGCTCGCGGCGTTCGCACCGGACCTCGACCACCCGTCGAGCACGGCGTCGCGGGCACTGCCGCCGGTGACATGGCTGCTGTGCCGGGCGATCCGGTGGACGTCGAAGGTCCTCACCGGTGTCTCGCACCGCGGCCTCTCGCACTCGCCGGTGTTCGCCGCGGCGGTCGGGCTGCTCGTCTGGTGGGGGACCGGGTTCGTCCTGCCCGGTGACACCGCGGTCTGGACGGGTGCCGCAGCCGGCGCCGGCTGCTGGATCGGGGCGATCGGCGACGAGCTGACGTCGGCCGGGAACCGGTTCGCGTTCTGGCCGCTGGCCCGGATCCGCTGGCCCGACGTGCTGCGGTTCCGCACCGGCGGCCGGGGCGAGCACGTCGTCGTCGGGCTGCTCGCGGTGACGGGGGTCGCGCTGGTCACCGGCTCCTGGGCGTGGTGA
- a CDS encoding phosphoenolpyruvate hydrolase family protein, with product MRRSTRAELMERFTGMAARGEPIVGGGAGTGLSAKCEEAGGIDLIVIYNSGRYRMAGRGSLAGLLAYGNANDIVVEMAAEVLPVVERTPVLAGVNGTDPFLLTDRFLDELASLGFAGIQNFPTVGLIDGVFRANLEETGMGFGLEVDLVAAARAKELLTTPYVFSADDARAMARAGADIVVCHMGLTTGGSIGAETAKSLDDCVELVDEWAAAALEVRDDVLVLCHGGPIAMPEDAAYVLARAQVCHGFYGASSMERLPTERALTEQTRAFKNAVGR from the coding sequence ATGAGGCGGTCCACCCGCGCCGAGCTGATGGAGCGGTTCACCGGCATGGCGGCCCGCGGCGAGCCGATCGTCGGCGGTGGGGCCGGGACGGGGCTCTCGGCGAAGTGCGAGGAGGCCGGCGGGATCGACCTCATCGTGATCTACAACTCCGGCCGCTACCGGATGGCGGGCCGCGGCTCGCTCGCCGGGCTGCTCGCCTACGGCAACGCGAACGACATCGTCGTCGAGATGGCGGCCGAGGTGCTCCCGGTCGTCGAGCGGACGCCGGTGCTGGCCGGGGTCAACGGCACCGACCCGTTCCTGCTCACCGACCGGTTCCTCGACGAGCTCGCCTCGCTCGGCTTCGCCGGCATCCAGAACTTCCCGACGGTCGGCCTGATCGACGGCGTCTTCCGGGCCAACCTGGAGGAGACCGGGATGGGCTTCGGGCTGGAGGTCGACCTCGTCGCCGCCGCCCGGGCCAAGGAGCTGCTGACCACCCCGTACGTGTTCTCCGCCGACGACGCCCGCGCGATGGCGCGTGCCGGTGCCGACATCGTCGTCTGCCACATGGGGCTGACCACCGGCGGCTCGATCGGCGCGGAGACCGCGAAGAGCCTCGACGATTGCGTCGAGCTGGTCGACGAGTGGGCCGCGGCGGCGCTGGAGGTGCGCGACGACGTGCTCGTCCTCTGCCACGGCGGCCCGATCGCGATGCCCGAGGACGCCGCGTACGTGCTGGCGCGGGCGCAGGTGTGCCACGGCTTCTACGGCGCCTCGTCGATGGAGCGGCTCCCGACCGAGCGGGCGCTCACCGAGCAGACGCGGGCCTTCAAGAACGCCGTGGGGCGGTGA
- a CDS encoding alkaline phosphatase D family protein codes for MTLLLGPVLRHVDDTSALVWVQTDRRCRVEVLGCTADTVEVAGLHYAIVVVTGLEPDSRTPYEVRLDGETAWPQPGSPFPPSAIATRGPATARSQRVVFGSCRYVKLADPKQARHFGLDALDAYATRMTTRPHEEWPTALLLLGDQVYADELTPQSRRRIAGRGERRPEWPDDEIVSFEEYSGLYRDAWSDPEVRWMMSTIPTAMIFDDHDVRDDWNTSGTWRAQIAQKPWWRERVRAGLASYWVHQHLGNLSPAELEADTDWQAVRAADGDVWPLLAERADRWDAETGEGAARHKEERFSFCWELGHTRLIVIDSRNGRIVESTPRKMVSDAEFDWITDRALAPGPLDHLLLGTSVPWLLPQVISDLQAAVEKGGNRPGRIGRAAEFLRQEADLEHWPAFGHSFLRMAELIREACRPRGDRPAPATVSVLSGDVHHSYAAAADVHTDTPGDRPGRGRDGTRVHQLTCSPVHNIVPGFMRVLFRVTWSRAIARFSTSWTRGTGTGRAGVAWERTAGPLFGNLIATLELDGRRAAVRFERPRTASVLDTAAERVLTPETPTAHDHLRAVPAGS; via the coding sequence GTGACGCTCCTCCTCGGCCCGGTGCTGCGGCACGTCGACGACACCTCCGCCCTGGTCTGGGTCCAGACCGACCGGCGCTGCCGGGTGGAGGTGCTGGGCTGCACGGCGGACACCGTCGAGGTGGCCGGGCTGCACTACGCGATCGTCGTCGTCACCGGGCTGGAGCCGGACTCGCGCACGCCCTACGAGGTCCGGCTCGACGGCGAGACGGCCTGGCCGCAGCCCGGTTCGCCGTTCCCGCCCAGCGCGATCGCGACCCGCGGTCCGGCCACCGCCCGCAGCCAGCGGGTCGTCTTCGGGTCCTGCCGGTACGTGAAGCTCGCCGACCCGAAGCAGGCCCGGCACTTCGGCCTCGACGCACTCGACGCCTACGCGACGCGGATGACCACCCGTCCCCACGAGGAGTGGCCGACCGCGCTGCTGCTGCTCGGCGACCAGGTCTACGCGGACGAGCTCACCCCGCAGAGCCGTCGGCGCATCGCCGGGCGCGGCGAGCGGCGCCCCGAGTGGCCCGACGACGAGATCGTCAGCTTCGAGGAGTACTCCGGCCTCTACCGCGACGCCTGGTCGGACCCGGAGGTGCGGTGGATGATGTCGACGATCCCCACCGCGATGATCTTCGATGACCACGACGTGCGCGACGACTGGAACACCTCCGGCACCTGGCGGGCGCAGATCGCGCAGAAGCCGTGGTGGCGGGAGCGGGTGCGGGCCGGCCTGGCGTCGTACTGGGTCCACCAGCACCTGGGCAACCTCTCCCCCGCCGAACTGGAGGCGGACACCGACTGGCAGGCCGTGCGGGCCGCCGACGGCGACGTGTGGCCACTGCTGGCCGAGCGGGCCGACCGGTGGGACGCCGAGACCGGGGAGGGGGCCGCCCGGCACAAGGAGGAGCGTTTCTCGTTCTGCTGGGAGCTGGGGCACACCCGGCTGATCGTGATCGACTCCCGGAACGGCCGGATCGTGGAGTCGACGCCCCGCAAGATGGTCTCCGACGCCGAGTTCGACTGGATCACCGACCGGGCGCTCGCGCCCGGGCCGCTCGACCACCTGCTGCTCGGCACCTCGGTGCCGTGGCTGCTGCCGCAGGTCATCTCGGACCTGCAGGCCGCGGTGGAGAAGGGCGGCAACCGGCCCGGGCGGATCGGCCGGGCCGCGGAGTTCCTGCGCCAGGAGGCCGACCTGGAGCACTGGCCCGCGTTCGGCCACTCGTTCCTGCGGATGGCCGAGCTGATCCGGGAGGCGTGCCGCCCGCGCGGCGACCGCCCGGCCCCGGCGACGGTGTCGGTGCTGTCCGGCGACGTGCACCACTCGTACGCCGCCGCGGCCGACGTGCACACCGACACCCCGGGGGACCGCCCGGGCCGCGGCCGCGACGGGACCCGGGTGCACCAGCTGACGTGCTCGCCGGTGCACAACATCGTCCCCGGGTTCATGCGGGTGCTGTTCCGGGTCACCTGGTCGCGGGCGATCGCCCGGTTCTCGACGTCGTGGACCCGGGGCACCGGGACGGGACGGGCGGGCGTCGCGTGGGAACGCACGGCGGGCCCGCTGTTCGGCAACCTGATCGCCACCCTCGAGCTGGACGGCCGGCGCGCCGCCGTCCGCTTCGAGCGGCCCCGGACGGCGTCGGTGCTGGACACCGCCGCCGAACGCGTCCTCACGCCCGAGACACCCACGGCGCACGACCACCTCCGGGCCGTGCCGGCCGGGAGCTGA
- a CDS encoding D-arabinono-1,4-lactone oxidase → MTGGWRNWAGNQRSRPARTVHTRDAGEVADAVRAAALFGLRVTALGSGHSFTGIGAPDGVAVRPPSDPDRIRLDGDLVHVPAGVTLRALNRWLRRRGRALPNLGDIEEQTVAGAISTGTHGTGAGYRGIAAGVRGLEIVTADGAVYRPDGAELALAAVGLGALGVITEVTLATVPAFDLHAVESVRPLAEVVDGLGELAAAHDHVEFYWFPHTDVAVLKCNDRTGRSGPRRGRAAAWIGDELLGNAGFALACRAGELAPPLVPRLNGFLAGRMAAAEYVGPSHEVFCSPRRVRFLEMEYAVPRAALPEAFAGLRAAAARHARDVTFPVEVRVLGADDVPLSTAYDRDSAYLAAHVRAGRPYEAYFAAVESVLSAADGRPHWGKIHTRTAAQLRPRYPRFAEFVALRDRLDPEGRFRNPYLDRVLGVPCASPT, encoded by the coding sequence GTGACGGGTGGCTGGCGGAATTGGGCGGGCAACCAGCGCAGCCGCCCGGCCCGCACCGTCCACACCCGCGACGCCGGCGAGGTCGCCGACGCCGTCCGCGCCGCGGCCCTGTTCGGCCTGCGGGTCACGGCCCTGGGCAGCGGGCACTCGTTCACCGGCATCGGGGCGCCCGACGGCGTCGCGGTCCGGCCACCGTCCGACCCGGACCGGATCCGGCTCGACGGCGACCTGGTGCACGTCCCCGCCGGGGTCACGCTCCGGGCGCTGAACCGGTGGCTGCGGCGCCGCGGCCGGGCCCTGCCCAACCTGGGCGACATCGAGGAGCAGACGGTCGCCGGTGCGATCTCCACCGGCACCCACGGCACCGGGGCCGGGTACCGGGGCATCGCCGCCGGCGTCCGCGGGCTGGAGATCGTCACCGCCGACGGTGCCGTGTACCGGCCGGACGGCGCCGAGCTCGCGCTCGCCGCGGTCGGCCTGGGCGCCCTCGGCGTGATCACCGAGGTCACGCTCGCGACGGTGCCCGCGTTCGACCTGCACGCCGTCGAGTCCGTCCGGCCGCTGGCCGAGGTCGTCGACGGCCTCGGCGAGCTGGCCGCCGCCCACGACCACGTCGAGTTCTACTGGTTCCCGCACACCGACGTCGCCGTGCTGAAGTGCAACGACCGCACCGGCCGGTCCGGCCCGCGGCGCGGCCGCGCCGCGGCCTGGATCGGTGACGAGCTGCTCGGCAACGCCGGGTTCGCCCTCGCCTGCCGCGCCGGCGAGCTGGCCCCGCCGCTCGTCCCCCGGCTGAACGGGTTCCTGGCGGGCCGGATGGCCGCCGCCGAGTACGTCGGGCCCTCGCACGAGGTGTTCTGCAGCCCACGCCGGGTCCGCTTCCTGGAGATGGAGTACGCCGTGCCCCGCGCGGCGCTGCCCGAGGCGTTCGCCGGCCTCCGCGCCGCGGCGGCCCGGCACGCCCGCGACGTCACGTTCCCGGTGGAGGTCCGGGTGCTCGGCGCCGACGACGTCCCGCTCTCCACGGCGTACGACCGGGACAGCGCCTACCTGGCCGCCCACGTCCGCGCCGGACGCCCGTACGAGGCGTACTTCGCCGCCGTCGAGTCGGTGCTGTCCGCGGCCGACGGCAGACCGCACTGGGGCAAGATCCACACCCGGACCGCGGCCCAGCTGCGACCGCGCTACCCGCGGTTCGCGGAGTTCGTCGCCCTGCGGGACCGGCTCGACCCGGAGGGCCGGTTCCGCAACCCCTACCTCGACCGGGTCCTGGGAGTTCCGTGCGCCTCACCGACCTGA
- a CDS encoding alanine racemase — MRLTDLTTPALVVDAGALEANLADMAAALPGPRLRPHVKAHKTTELSRRQLAHGHAGFTCATVREVEGMAAAGLGTDLLLANEVLDARRLGAVVEAGARVTVAIDSEATLRAAVDGGVREVLVDVNVGMPRCGIAPGRAGALADAARAAGLTVRGVMGYEGHLQMVGDAAERARLTAGCTDLLLAAHTDVGGEIVSGGGTGTHAMNTACTEIQAGSYALMDTAYTAAGLPFRQALTVLSTVVSTTAPAGDMPGWAVADAGLKAFGMDHGNPSVPGGNVWFCSDEHLVFALDAPPRAGDRVRIDPAHVDPTVALHERMHVVDGDDVLDTWPVDLRGW; from the coding sequence GTGCGCCTCACCGACCTGACCACGCCCGCCCTCGTCGTCGACGCGGGCGCCCTGGAGGCGAACCTCGCCGACATGGCGGCCGCCCTGCCCGGCCCGCGGCTGCGGCCGCACGTGAAGGCGCACAAGACGACCGAGCTGTCCCGGCGGCAGCTCGCCCACGGTCACGCCGGCTTCACCTGCGCCACCGTGCGCGAGGTCGAGGGGATGGCCGCCGCCGGGCTCGGGACGGACCTGTTGCTGGCGAACGAGGTGCTCGACGCCCGCCGGCTCGGCGCCGTGGTCGAGGCCGGGGCCCGGGTGACGGTCGCGATCGACTCGGAGGCGACGCTGCGCGCCGCCGTCGACGGCGGGGTGCGGGAGGTGCTCGTCGACGTCAACGTGGGCATGCCGCGCTGCGGGATCGCCCCCGGCCGGGCGGGCGCGCTCGCCGACGCCGCCCGGGCCGCCGGGCTGACCGTGCGCGGTGTGATGGGCTACGAGGGCCACCTGCAGATGGTCGGCGACGCGGCCGAGCGGGCCCGGCTGACCGCCGGGTGCACCGACCTGCTGCTCGCCGCGCACACCGACGTCGGCGGCGAGATCGTCTCCGGCGGCGGTACCGGCACGCACGCGATGAACACCGCCTGCACCGAGATCCAGGCCGGGTCGTACGCGCTGATGGACACCGCCTACACCGCGGCGGGCCTGCCGTTCCGCCAGGCGCTGACCGTGCTGTCCACAGTGGTCTCGACGACCGCGCCGGCGGGCGACATGCCCGGCTGGGCGGTCGCCGACGCCGGGCTCAAGGCGTTCGGGATGGACCACGGCAACCCGTCGGTGCCCGGCGGGAACGTCTGGTTCTGCTCCGACGAGCACCTCGTGTTCGCGCTCGACGCGCCGCCGCGGGCCGGTGACCGGGTCCGGATCGACCCGGCGCACGTCGACCCGACCGTCGCCCTGCACGAGCGGATGCACGTCGTCGACGGCGACGACGTGCTCGACACCTGGCCGGTCGACCTGCGCGGCTGGTGA
- a CDS encoding DUF1918 domain-containing protein — MHDTASVGDRIVVEAAVVDHGRRRGEVVEVLGGGDEQVRYRVRWSDGSESLYFPGADAHVEHA; from the coding sequence ATGCACGACACGGCATCGGTCGGGGACCGGATCGTCGTCGAGGCGGCCGTCGTGGACCACGGGCGGCGCCGCGGCGAGGTCGTGGAGGTCCTCGGCGGCGGCGACGAGCAGGTGCGGTACCGGGTGCGGTGGAGCGACGGCAGCGAGTCGCTCTACTTCCCGGGCGCGGACGCGCACGTCGAGCACGCCTGA
- a CDS encoding SRPBCC family protein has translation MPRPYSSAVIPAPLAEVWPHVRDFGAIHRWHPAIDSAELTRGASGSDIGAQRRLVLGDGGVVVENLLALDDRGHALTYEIVESPFPVRRYVSTLRLAPVTAAGHTFAEWWVEFDADAAAEGELVELFANGVFGTGLAALAQRWA, from the coding sequence ATGCCCCGCCCCTACTCCAGCGCCGTGATCCCGGCGCCGCTGGCCGAGGTCTGGCCGCACGTCCGCGACTTCGGCGCCATCCACCGCTGGCACCCGGCGATCGACTCCGCCGAGCTCACCCGCGGCGCCTCCGGCTCCGACATCGGGGCGCAGCGGCGGCTCGTCCTCGGTGACGGCGGCGTCGTCGTCGAGAACCTGCTGGCGCTCGACGACCGCGGGCACGCGTTGACCTACGAGATCGTCGAGTCGCCGTTCCCGGTGCGCCGCTACGTCTCCACCCTGCGGCTCGCGCCGGTGACGGCGGCCGGTCACACCTTCGCCGAGTGGTGGGTGGAGTTCGACGCCGACGCCGCAGCCGAGGGCGAGCTCGTCGAGCTGTTCGCGAACGGTGTGTTCGGGACCGGGCTGGCGGCCCTGGCGCAGCGCTGGGCCTGA
- a CDS encoding ROK family protein, with translation MTNGRRAIGLDIGGTKVAGAIVGEDGTVHAELRRNTPDTSDASTMNDLLRGMVEELRADGAGAGVCAIGVGAAGTVEWPVGRIRWAPNNNYENWDLRADLEAATGLPTVVDNDGNVAGLAEARLGETRNDDMVLLTVGTGVGAGIVLGGKIYRGPHGLGAEVGHMNVNPEGPLCGCGNHGCLESMASGTALTRMGRSAAAHDPDGMIAGLAREAGGEVTGQHVTMAAMAGDRTAQSLFQRLGRALGVGIASINAIFEFEVVLIGGGLVDAGELLLGPARRAAREFHYGPPGVRPIPPVVPATYKGDAGKIGAGLLALEEL, from the coding sequence GTGACGAACGGACGGCGGGCGATCGGGCTCGACATCGGAGGAACGAAGGTCGCGGGAGCGATCGTGGGCGAGGATGGCACGGTCCACGCCGAACTGCGGCGCAACACCCCGGACACGTCCGACGCGAGCACGATGAACGACCTCCTCCGGGGGATGGTCGAGGAGCTGCGCGCGGACGGGGCCGGGGCCGGGGTGTGCGCGATCGGCGTCGGCGCGGCGGGCACGGTGGAGTGGCCGGTGGGCCGGATCCGCTGGGCGCCCAACAACAACTACGAGAACTGGGACCTGCGGGCGGACCTGGAGGCGGCGACCGGGCTGCCCACCGTGGTCGACAACGACGGCAACGTCGCCGGTCTCGCCGAGGCCCGGCTGGGCGAGACCCGCAACGACGACATGGTGCTGCTGACCGTGGGCACCGGCGTCGGTGCCGGGATCGTGCTGGGCGGGAAGATCTACCGCGGGCCGCACGGCCTGGGCGCCGAGGTCGGGCACATGAACGTCAACCCGGAGGGCCCGCTGTGCGGGTGCGGCAACCACGGCTGCCTGGAGTCGATGGCCTCGGGGACCGCGCTGACCCGGATGGGGCGCAGCGCCGCCGCGCACGATCCCGACGGGATGATCGCGGGCCTGGCCCGCGAGGCGGGCGGCGAGGTGACCGGGCAGCACGTGACGATGGCGGCGATGGCGGGCGACCGGACCGCGCAGTCGCTGTTCCAGCGGCTCGGGCGGGCCCTGGGCGTCGGGATCGCGAGCATCAACGCGATCTTCGAGTTCGAGGTCGTCCTGATCGGGGGCGGGCTGGTCGACGCCGGGGAGCTGCTGCTGGGTCCGGCCCGGCGGGCGGCGCGGGAGTTCCACTACGGGCCGCCCGGGGTCCGGCCGATCCCGCCGGTCGTGCCCGCCACCTACAAGGGTGACGCCGGCAAGATCGGCGCCGGCCTCCTCGCGCTCGAGGAGCTCTGA